A part of Rhopalosiphum maidis isolate BTI-1 chromosome 3, ASM367621v3, whole genome shotgun sequence genomic DNA contains:
- the LOC113558923 gene encoding uncharacterized protein LOC113558923: MLTNQFFAYFIFTFLVLVDISYCLNDFRCPRQILGIFAVDESNYWKAENIPYEGSIGDSTPSRFWAPNQIFLERTRPGVTTNRVIVSCVQITPEVLAKSNRRRDGHNFIPARIFSEIINGVTYKDHAGHIIAHKLGGSYHDQNIISQNPNCNNGYWSHHVEGIIDVSANYAGKEIYYGVKATYAMNDKNDFPTRPVKLESKIFIKEGNLFKLIGSSVVKNPPPSNPCKIICNDFFPVDLKYLDDPQKQCKRQSDQSGKCWASC, from the coding sequence ATGTTAACTAATCAATTTTTcgcttatttcatttttacttttttggtgTTGGTAGATATATCTTACTGTCTTAATGATTTTAGATGTCCTAGACAAATACTTGGTATTTTTGCAGTAGATGAGTCAAATTATTGGAAAGCTGAGAATATACCTTATGAAGGATCTATAGGAGATAGTACACCAAGTAGATTTTGGGCACCAAATCAGATATTTTTAGAACGAACCAGGCCTGGTGTCACTACTAATAGAGTTATTGTGTCCTGCGTTCAAATTACACCGGAAGTTCTTGCTAAAAGTAACAGAAGACGCGACGGACACAATTTTATCCCGGCAAGAATCTTTAGCGAAATCATCAACGGTGTGACATATAAAGACCACGCGGGACATATTATAGCCCATAAATTGGGTGGTTCTTATCATGAtcagaatattatatcacagAACCCTAATTGTAATAACGGTTATTGGAGTCATCACGTTGAAGGTATTATTGATGTGTCTGCCAATTACGCGggtaaagaaatatattacggCGTTAAGGCGACATATGCCatgaatgataaaaatgattttcccACTAGACCAGTGAAACTCgaatcgaaaatatttattaaagaagGGAATTTGTTTAAACTCATAGGTTCTTCAGTTGTAAAAAATCCTCCTCCCTCAAAcccttgtaaaattatttgtaacgatttttttccggttgatttaaaatatttagatgacCCGCAAAAACAATGTAAACGGCAATCAGATCAGTCTGGAAAATGTTGGGCTTCATGTTga
- the LOC113558599 gene encoding DNA (cytosine-5)-methyltransferase 3C-like — MSRKMIINAEEQQGQIVWAKISKKAKLWAAIIISTKKMNLAYFEDQPGKTCVWWLGNDTMSQLRNDLIFEFESEIKNGMSNLCGQREEGVKQAVKILSLQFNFVIPKRYDGSINQINWALLNLPIIMKGNRNKDKELVIPDNFLNKIIMTNNNIKRLIEEKEKDDESPHGVKRKIEVSDISKMKNQYCMACRIISDELEIKHPIFKGFLCNDCFKKGKDIILSIAKDNANDGCCVCLTQKDTLVLCSFCIRAYCNECLEFYCGQRALEKIIADKTWKCFACLNTTILKTSKLVPRKTVDQLKNIYNLYPASTENNCIKEEVQEIHVLNLKDIQNNVPKALKNLEFPFRILETSYINGDILDNNKKNAKLVIQYYPNKENYDKDKFFDLNGCMKKFFSFLQIKNKMEALHDDRTIFWAFETSAAIKASEQKTISRFVETRPIIIGTNINDVRQRSRFIWTNITILQNNIEQYTNQQIYLHKLPNYAGKRVKYNEDHKDMPWCYTSVYVILSNFIKNNVHRCK, encoded by the exons ATGAGTAGGAAAATGATAATCAACGCAGAAGAACAACAAGGCCAGATCGTTTGGgcgaaaatatcaaaaaaagccAAGTTATGGGCCG caataattatttctacaaAGAAAATGAATTTAGCATATTTCGAAGATCAGCCTGGAAAAACTTGTGTCTGGTGGTTGGGTAATGACACTATGTCACAg ttgagaaatgatttgatatttgaatttgaatctgaaataaaaaatggtatgTCCAATTTATGCGGTCAACGCGAAGAAGGTGTTAAACAAGcagttaaa atattATCCTTACAGTTTAACTTTGTGATCCCCAAACGTTATGATGGAAGTATTAATCAGATTAATTGGGCATTACTAAATTTGCCTATTATTATGAAAG GAAATCGTAATAAAGATAAAGAGTTAGTTATTCCAGATAATTTccttaataaaatcataatgacaaataataatattaaaagattaattgaagaaaaagaaaaagatgATGAAAGCCCACACGGAGTAAAAAGGAAAATTGAAGTTTCTGATATTT caaaaatgaaaaaccaaTATTGCATGGCATGCCGAATAATTTCAGATGAACTAGAGATTAAACATCCCATATTTAAAGGTTTTTTGTGTAATGATTGTttt aaaaaaggaAAAGACATTATTCTATCAATAGCAAAAGACAATGCAAAT GATGGTTGTTGCGTCTGTCTAACTCAAAAAGACACGTTAGTATTGTGCAGCTTTTGTATAAG AGCTTATTGCAATGAATGCTTAGAATTTTATTGTGGCCAAAGAGctctagaaaaaattattgctGATAAAACATGGAAATGTTTTGCATGTTTGAATACTACCATTTTAAAGACCAGTAAACTAGTTCCAAGGAAAACTGTGGATCAACTAAAAAAc ATCTATAACTTGTATCCAGCCAGCACTGAAAATAACTGTATCAAGGAAGAAGTTCAGGAAATAcatgttttgaatttaaaagacATTCAAAACaatg taccaAAAGCTTTAAAAAATCTAGAATTTCCCTTCAGGATTCTTGAAACTAGTTATATAAATGGTGATATTCtggataataataagaaaaatgccAAATTAGTCATTCAATATTATCCTAACaaagaaaattatgataaagataaattttttG atcTGAACGGTTGCATGAAAaaatttttctcttttttgcaaattaaaaacaaaatggaaGCGTTGCATGATGATAGAACCATTTTTTGGGCATTTGAAACAAGTGCTGCGATCAAAGCTTCTGAACAGAAAACAATCTCAAG gtTTGTTGAAACTCGACCAATTATTATTGGCACGAATATAAACGATGTCCGACAGAGAAGCCGGTTTATTTGGACCAACATTACtatacttcaaaataatatcgaaCAATATACTAATCAACAAATTTATCTTCATAAATTGCCAAACTATGCTGGAAaaagagtaaaatataatgaagatcacaaag ATATGCCTTGGTGCTATACTTCCGTATACgtcattttaagtaatttcataaaaaataacgtacATAGATGCAAGTAA